The Phlebotomus papatasi isolate M1 chromosome 3, Ppap_2.1, whole genome shotgun sequence genomic sequence GCTCTCTGGATATACCATGATGTTCATGAGTTTCTTCCTGGGTGTTACAAGAATCATCACGACAAAACCCTTTAGTCCAGAGTACGCTATAAAAATCATAAAGGACTACGATGTAGCTCTCTTGTTTCTACCTCCTGCCCAAACATCTCTTCTTGTCAATTCGCCGGCTTTTGAGAAGGATTCTCTAGCCAATGTTAAGAGTTACATGTGCGGCGGAAGTCTTGTGACCCAAGAATTAGCCATGAAGGTTAGACAGTACGTTACCAATGGGCTCTTTACTGTTGGATATGGATGTACAGAATCCGGAGGAATCTCTGCCCAAATGATGCCATCAGCCAAAGTATCCGTGGGTAATCTTGCAGCAGGAGTGACAGTTAAACTACTCAATGAAGAAGGGAATCAAGTTGGTGTTGGAGAATCAGGAGAGATTTGCGTTAAAAGCCGTACACAGTTCCTGGTATAAACCCTCAATTCAGGATTGGCCTGTggtaaacatttaatttttaaattccttttcaGGGATACTATAATAATCCGAAGGCCACAAAGGAGATCCTGGACAAAGATGGATGGATCCATACAGGAGACATTGGTCATTTCGAAGAAGATGGACAACTCTACATCACCGGTCGAAATAAGGAAATGTTTAAGTACAGCAGTTACCAAATAGCACCATCTGAACTTGAAGAAATCCTTGAAACACATTCAGGAGTTCTCCAGGCTGTTGTTGTAGGCATTCCTGATCCAACTTATACCGATCTTCCGGCTGCAGTTATTGTACGGAAGAATGGATCCACGGTAACCGAAGAAGAACTAATGAAGTTCGTAGAGGGCAAAGTAATGGACTATAAGAAACTTCGAGGAGGTGTTTACTTCGTCAATGAAGTCCCTATGACGCCTTCTGGGAAGATAAGGAAGATGAAAGTCAGGGAATTGGCTATTAGTCTCTTCAAAGCGAAGAGTAATTTGTAGGGGTCGCTTTGAAACTTTGTGAAGTTACGTAGATTATTTGGTTCTTTTCTTTGAAGTTCCTCGTAATTGTCTTGTAATATTTGCACATGTGTTGTAATTTACCATTAAATGGTTGTTTTTAtgctgaatttttaatttttaacgtCAGTCCGACCTTTTAAATTGAAGCTATGTATAATTCCATTGAAAGTTTGAACTGGCATGATGAGTGCGTTTTGAAGattattggaagaatctgctgatcgtagatcgcctaGGAACGTCCCCATGGtaaatgcttcttccatgctcctgaaggttttttttgggcagagtcagtgcattttattacgttgtcATAGTGAAAATGCCTTTTTCTGGCATTTTTGCTGCTTGCTTCGGGCAGGacttgaactcacaactgtgagagtcgagaaAAAGATCTCACCGCACAAGACCCAacgatcttgcctattgcgccactgagatcctcgGTAATGCGGTTATCTCGCTCAGATtaaataaaacacttttttaacaTTCTCCATAACTTTCGTACGGATATTGACCTTCTTCAGTAGTTGATTAAACtatcaagaaaactaaaaaaatatagtttacttgaccactgaagaaggtccatatcaaCACCGAAAGCTCTTGGGGAaactaaaaagtattttaattttgaggtgacTTCAATCTTAATTAACTTATATAATCAACTTAATTAACTTACCAAATATTATTAAGCTGTTTTCTAGATAAATCTTTCATGGGAAGGAAAACGACGACTTATCCAAACATTTATGGCACCTCAGTCTTAATTCTTTTCGGTTTTTCACTgtttttactctggaggttggttaaATTGAGTTTCTTCTCGAAAAGCTCAAGCACTTTCTTTCCATACCCTTGTCTTTCAATCAAAGGCTTTTAGTCACTTTCTCCTGGCTTCTTAGCAACAGTCTTGAGTTCCCtgaaccgaattataatcttCCGGACTCCGGACAGTAGAGCGGAACACTTCCCGGTCAATTTCGCAATTAATGACATTATCTAAAGATAAAGCTATTAATTTGCTCTCTAATTGGTTATTCCTAATCAATATAAAGGCGGTTAAATGGTTCTTATCTCAGTCTCAGAAAGTTCCAATGGCAATCACTCAAAAATTAGGAAGCATTCTTAGTGCTCAGAGAATATTGATATTCtccaattttgatatttttttcaaatagaaaaCCACGAAAAATCCCCTAATATTCCTCCTTAGAGAAGTTTTTGCCATTTTCTTGAGCATTTCTTGTCTGTACAATATATTCAGAGTGACTCGTAGAATAGACTTGATTAAATCAATTAGTCGTGTTCCGGACACTGTGGGGGTGTACGATAGaatgataaataaatttggtATTGTTGTTATGGCTGCTATGAGTGTCTTTAAGAATAGAAGTCATTTGCAATTGATATTTAGTGCTGACGAGATTGAGAGCTGCCTTGAGAAGCTCCTGCAGAAtccagtaaaaataaaaagatgtgTTATTTCGGTTACGGTCTTATAAAAATGTTGTATTAAAATTGTATAATGAAATCCTTGTTCATTTACATTTTTGTGTTTTCAAGCTTTGGAATACTAAATTAAATCAATTCGATATAAATAAACGCAAATTTTTCCTtcttaccgtgctatcacactataattttcacaatttaattttaaattcaattgagccaattgagcattgtaatttttgtagaatttacttgacaattctcacagccaggacatattttgcaagaaacttgctcaattttaaatagagcTGCGAGACTTTTGACTGTGAATAattccggaaaatgtgtgattgtacttaaaatgtcttataagtcacttatctgttatacAAAAGAATTTCCAATGACAGAAGAAAGTTTTGTAGACGTGTTAAAAATCTGTTTTAAGTCATCCCAACTGCGATTTCTTGAcgcaacaatttccttcgaattgctttggaggaacttagtaaattactcccgatactgaagcttcactcgcgtacaagtttaccACTAATTactttacttattttattttattgcccacaaataataattaattacgagaGAATAAATTTAGTAAGAACAATTTGAttcaaaaggctacttgtttaactgcaataaaattgaaattaatgaggaagtttaacattttaatttgctgaattcaaatttaattgagcaaccacacttatgctattttagcatgccTAAACATGTTTTAGTGAACCAAGTTTTTAagagaaaatctatcaattcaaatgattttttgatgcaaaataacgcataggaacaattcatctgaaaattgaattaaatttaaaaattgaaaaatcctattgtgatagcacggttacggtgttatcacactagaaaatttcacattgaaaagttgctcattaaaacttctagaaccactcgaaatcgctgatttagccaGGACatattgctagaattgctctgTTACGATGGCATGTGGGTTGTAAGATGAGTGATTTTGGTTTTGAAGCatatttcagtcgtttgagtgaaaatgtgtgattttagAGACGAGGGGAAGTTATCCTCCTGTACACTGCTTTTGtgtcgtgcaaaaggacccgccaaGCGAAAAGGAGGGTGTGGACGAAAGATTGGCTTTTAACGCGACCTCCACATGGTttcgttgaaaatctttatgacaacatcgcaagtggagatttttttggacacaatgattttctccggatgacttcggaggaatttgaagagcttcttcaaatcgtagggccttatctacaaaagaaggcgatttgtgactcaatttgtcgcaaacggactgaaaaccatcagatcggctgcctctatttttgtattctcgacatttgtagtcccaaatgacggttTCCTGATGTACAGCCTCAATAAATTccgccaccatctcatttgaccacgaaatcctagaagtttatgaacgaatataaaatgtagatgaaacacatttttgtttagcttttttcttacttcaccgatctttttcaatgccttttgccctttctccatctcgtttacgataaattggcactacttttaatcacaatttcatCATTAATAAAACTGGTGGGAAAgttgtggcgcagaaactacccgaatgactgcaataaagtagtacccgATGCAAAtataatgagcaaattttgctcataatttGCTCAATAATTATCAAtcgtagggtggaatcaccagttctcgccagtgccccacttctcgccacttacattgaaatcgctatttttcgcaatttatgaaataaatgagtcgcaatttttttgtattgtttctgcttctacgcatagaatcgaaaaataataattattcgtattggattcacgattttgatcacttcttagagcaatattttaagcaagtgcatcgaatccaacatctcttaccaaatgtactaagtgtcgtcaaattttcatcaggccaaaaatacctatttgggtaaataatttgtctattgaatatttaattgcacttgtggaatacataaaatttgtatttagtcaattaatatttaattttatattatttttgtataaaagtgaggcatggcgagaagtggtaattttctggaattgattttaccacctgtcgccatatcttttcaataggcgacgctaacttcacttcgtacattctcagttgtcaaatctgcattgtttactttgtGCAAAAGCCCcttaatttgatttctcaaagaaaagtgaagaaaaatcatttaaagagagtactaataaagtgatcacaaggaaagagaaatggtgaatgtattcttttcatagcattgcctaaaataaccgagtgtggttcttttcaagtgggtggcgagaagtggttacaaattttacaaaactggcgaaaagtggtaaaaagtggcgacgaaatggttatttttgcattattaataaaaaacagttttttaagtagtcgagcgttatgttctaggattattgttttcacgtatctagagccaatacatctaagtaactttgtgtcaaatttgacttatcgtaacaaggattcaaaagttatgattaaatgaatttaattttttcctaaacatggcgatagccggttattccaccctatttatgctattttaatctatttaaaatttaaaccaatttttgtgactcgagtccacttttttatcactaaatgaatcgatttctaaaagctcttgacgaaaattgcacattagggcATATAACAGCAACAATTGATGTGaatcatatgaaaattttaatgtgaaattctctacaCTAAGTAATTAGTTTGACATTGACtacatttgaataaaaaaaaaacactgtctCGAGAAAGTACAATCCCAGTAGCTTGCCTCTCATAAATataagttaaaagtataaaaaaaaaatcaattgtcaAGATCCAAGATCCTTTTCAGCCTACGTTTAGGTTGAACATATAACAGTTTACGGACAAGAACATTAGGGTGAGCCAAAAGCCTTTCACGATGTCTACGAATTAACTGGGGGCATGTTTAAATTAACCCCTTATAACGGAGCCAGGCACATACCAAGGAGCATTAAAAATGTTTCTCAACATCCTATTTTCTGAATTcttgtcattttctattttttatgttcctctttttctgatttttttattatcacaattgtaaaagggatgaccctatcttgtgattaaataaagtaataataataataataggaaCTACAGCAtgtttgagcaaattagcttcatgcgtgaaaattgtcaagaaaatttttcgtCCCATTGAAAAAGAGCCGTGTTGGAAACGCGACAACGCCAACTAGCggaattatttgaaattaatattttccaaCCCTGTAATTGAGCCCTTCCGGCATTTTGTCTTTCTTTTGGAACTGTGCTTTGTAATGGCGAGACACGTTTTGTGAAGCTCCTAGGATTTCTTATATTTCTTGAGTAAGTCAGCAATTTCAGCGTTTTTATGTAATTCACTCTAATTTGTGACATTGTTTCTTGTGATAGGTGATCGATTTATAGGCATAGGGACGATCTAAAAGACATTTAGATTGATATCTATATTCTGGCGACATTGAAGTTTATAGGTAtgggaaaagaagaagaattaaGATTAGAGATTTAACAGAAGCTTTATTTCAGATAATTTGCCTTGAGAGAGAAATAGTGAGTGGAAATTAGTTGCTAGAAAGTCCAAGCAGTTAATTCAAAGTAAGAGTTTAGAATAATATTgggaaaattagaatttaaagagGAATTATATTTCAGGAACCACCACTGCTTAATACTTAATACTTAACACTTAATATtcttgaaaataatataaaaatcgaTCAGGCCGTGTCTCGCCAAATTAGACGTCaataaaagattcaaaaatacAGTCCACTTGACTTTGACGACGACCACAACATTTTGGTCCATACTCGCCGAATAGACGGCACTGGCGCCTGTGGATTAACTCCCGAGTTCCCTGACGACGACATGGAGGGACTCAGGCGGAGTGAAAGGGCAAATAAGGGTCAGCCACCGAAGCGGCTAGGATTCGATGATGACCTGACTGAGCTGGAGCTCACAATTGTCCAGACCCAGATGGAAAGGACAAAAAAGGAAATGGAATTGCTCTCTTTGAGGGAAAAGGAACTGTCACTTCGTCATTCGATGGTGATTGAGGCGAAAGCTGCATCTCTGGCAAACGTATCTGCGGATTCCTATGAAGATCTACCTGCCAAGACTTCCACTCCATTGATGAAGCTGGAGAAGTACCCTCTTTTGGACGAGGCCGGCAAGCCAGAAGCCAAAGGAACTGACAAGCCCATCCCGGATGTAGACGACAAAATCATCTTGGGCCAGACGGGCAATGACAAGGCTACTTTGAAGGATTCCTCAAGTGACGATGAGTTGGAGGGAGTGGTCAATAGATTCCAGCACTTTCAAAAGAAGTTAGACCAGGACATCTTGCGAGAGAGGCTGCAGAGGAAGACCGCCGGAGACATTGCACAGAGAGGGGCTGAAGCAGACGACAGGAAGAAGTTTCTTAGGTTCAAGGAGAATCCCCCAGAGCCAAAGAGAGTGACCATGACGACTGATGAATTTGAAACGGCACTTCATACGGTCATGAAGGTTGCCAAAGACGACACCAGACATCATACACCCACTCCCGAGTACATGGACATCATGAAGAAGTTCTTGGTGCGCCAATCTGTGGGTGATGAGACGCACAAATTTGAAGGAAATGTGCAAGAATGGCCCATTTTCAAGGCATGGTTTGAGAATCTAAGTGACAGTTGTGGATACAACAACACAGAAAAGCTTACCGTCTTGCAAAAAAGTCTGGTTGGAGAGGCAAGAGAGACTGTCAGATTCTTGCTGTTTTCCCCATGCAATGTGGATAAGGTTATGTTTTCTCTGCCTGCTCCAAAGGATGCACCTTTGTCACAGGGAGGGGCCATTGACGGCGAAATTGTGGCTCATGGTCATGGCGGCAGCCATAACCAAATCTTTATGAAGATTCTTCCAGTCTATGTGACAGGGCCGAAAGGGACTGAGAAGGTTTATGCTTTTCTGGATGAGGGTTCAACCATCACCATGATGACTTCCTCTCTGGCAGAGAGACTTGGACTGGATGGGCCTGGAATACCTCTGTACTGGCAAGGAGCAGGTCCTTTGGCAAACACCGATCTCACATCCAAGACTGTCGAATGTAGAGTTCGTGGGTTTCTACCAAATGCGAAGGAGTATTTGATGCAAAGGGTGAGAACAGTTTTTGAATTGAATCTCCCAAGACAGACTGTGGACATGTCAGCTCTCTCGAGAGACTGGAGGCACTTGGCGGACGGCCAAGTACAGTCCCTGAAGGATGCAGTGCCAGAGTTGTTGATAGGTCTAGACAATACACCCCTTATTGTGTCTCGAGAGATCATCCATGGCCCATGGAATGCCCCTTACCTCGTAAGAACGTGGCTGGGATGGGTGGTAATGGGAAAAATAGACGGCAGACCCATAAATGGCCCCAAAAACTATTCTATGTGGGAGCGACGTGATGATCTCTACGAAATGGTGAAGGATTCCTTCTCCATTGACTCATTTGGCGCCGAGTCTCTTGGGAAAGCCCCCTCTCGTGAAGACAAGAGAGCCCTAGAGATAATGGAGCGCACGACACACAGAACTGATGACGGACGATTTGAGACAGGGCTACTGTGGAAGGACGGCAAGCAACCGGCTGTTCCTGAGTCAAAGGAAGCAGCTCTCAGGCGACTCCATGCCACTGAGAGGAAGTTGGATCGAGACCCAGAGCTGGCAGAGGCGTATTGTGCAAAGATGGAAGACCACATACAAAAGAAATATCTGGTGAAGCTCACAGAGGAAGATTTGCAAGTGCCAATGGAGAATGTCTGGTATCTGCCGCATTTCTCAGTCTTTCATCCTGCAAAAAAGAAGATTAGGGTTGTCTTTGATTGCGCTGCCAAGTCTCATGGATTTTCCCTTAATGACTTTCTGACTAAGGGACCTGATCTTTTGAAGTCACTTCCGGGTGTGCTGGAGAATTTTAGAAAAGGGAAGTACGCATTTACGGGTGATATCCGTGAAATGTTTCACCGTGTTCACGTGAGAAAGGACGACACAAATTATCAGAGAATTCTCTACAGAGGTATGAGGAGAGATGTCGAACCAGATGAGTACAAAATGGATGTCATGACGTTTGGGGCTTCCTGTTCTCCCACTTTGGCCTCTTATGTGAAGAATGTCAATGCGGAGGAACATGCAATGGACTATCCGGAAGCTGTGAAGGGAATATTAGACAATACCTATTGTGATGATTACCTTGGCAGTGCTGACAGCATTGAGGACGCCAGAAAGCTAATCAGAGATATTGTCTATGTCCAGAAGGCTGGAGGATTCGATATCGTTAATTGGACAGCGAACGATTCGAGAATTTTGGATACCTTCACTGACACCATGAAGAATTTGGCATCTCAAACACTGGACGAATTGGACCGTGTTCTTGGCCTATGGTGGGATTCGACGGCTGACATCTTCACCTTTAAGACACAATTCCATCGTGTTCCTGCTGAAATACTCTCTGGAGAGAAGATCCCGACGATGCGAGACGTGCTGCGACTCATCATGTCTATATTTGACCCTCTGGGGTTTCTGGCCATGTTCACTGTCaagggaaaaatgattttgcaagaaatttggaGGTTAAAAATTGGATGGGACGATCCGATTGAGGGCATTGCACTACAGCACTGGAAAACTTTTCTAGACGAATTGAAGACGATCAGCACAGTGAGAGTTTCCAGGTGCTATTCTCCAAATTTGCCTCAAGCAACTTCCGTTCAACTTCACATCTTTGGCGATGCCAGTGAACACGCATACTCATCCGTGGCTTACCTGAGGATTGTGAGTGAAATTAACAGTGAAATTGAAGTGTCATTTGTGTGCGCCAGAACAAAAGTGAGCCCCTTGAAGTCGACAAGCATTCCCCGGCTTGAGCTACAAGCCGCAGTGATGAGTTCTAGAATGAGTGCAGCAATTCGAGCTACCTTGGATGTCAAGATTGACGACGTAGTGCTTTGGAGTGATTCCCTGACTGTCCTGGGATGGATTAGAAGTGATTCTCGACGCTTCAAACAATTTGTTGGTCACAGAATCAGTGAAATTGATGAGTTGACAGAGTTCCGGCAGTGGCGATGGGTGCCTACAAAACTCAATCCAGCTGATTTGGCTACCAGGATGGTGAAAAGTGATTTCAGTGAATCATCAATGTGGTTCTGTGGACCTCCCTTTCTCAGACAACTTGAGAGTGGGTGG encodes the following:
- the LOC129806424 gene encoding probable 4-coumarate--CoA ligase 3, which produces MISTRYDSAKKYWCGNEDPSPMFHENVTVARAVLYLLKLNPDKACQISADDGSQRTNGEIYEDTFKIALNMQKNGCSKGDVIGFVCKNSHQLTPTILACLYLGAPINALDVAFTKDEIINMFRTTKPKFVFCDDDVARTVQRSLLELESRATIIVIGQRVANFAHIDDFLDDKGSQMEIMSLIMNPPEVDKNSCAAILCSSGTTGPAKGVALSHMTLQLQFCRPVMTLFIEQNDKVFSFSSLYWLSGYTMMFMSFFLGVTRIITTKPFSPEYAIKIIKDYDVALLFLPPAQTSLLVNSPAFEKDSLANVKSYMCGGSLVTQELAMKVRQYVTNGLFTVGYGCTESGGISAQMMPSAKVSVGNLAAGVTVKLLNEEGNQVGVGESGEICVKSRTQFLGYYNNPKATKEILDKDGWIHTGDIGHFEEDGQLYITGRNKEMFKYSSYQIAPSELEEILETHSGVLQAVVVGIPDPTYTDLPAAVIVRKNGSTVTEEELMKFVEGKVMDYKKLRGGVYFVNEVPMTPSGKIRKMKVRELAISLFKAKSNL
- the LOC129805169 gene encoding uncharacterized protein LOC129805169 — encoded protein: MFSLPAPKDAPLSQGGAIDGEIVAHGHGGSHNQIFMKILPVYVTGPKGTEKVYAFLDEGSTITMMTSSLAERLGLDGPGIPLYWQGAGPLANTDLTSKTVECRVRGFLPNAKEYLMQRVRTVFELNLPRQTVDMSALSRDWRHLADGQVQSLKDAVPELLIGLDNTPLIVSREIIHGPWNAPYLVRTWLGWVVMGKIDGRPINGPKNYSMWERRDDLYEMVKDSFSIDSFGAESLGKAPSREDKRALEIMERTTHRTDDGRFETGLLWKDGKQPAVPESKEAALRRLHATERKLDRDPELAEAYCAKMEDHIQKKYLVKLTEEDLQVPMENVWYLPHFSVFHPAKKKIRVVFDCAAKSHGFSLNDFLTKGPDLLKSLPGVLENFRKGKYAFTGDIREMFHRVHVRKDDTNYQRILYRGMRRDVEPDEYKMDVMTFGASCSPTLASYVKNVNAEEHAMDYPEAVKGILDNTYCDDYLGSADSIEDARKLIRDIVYVQKAGGFDIVNWTANDSRILDTFTDTMKNLASQTLDELDRVLGLWWDSTADIFTFKTQFHRVPAEILSGEKIPTMRDVLRLIMSIFDPLGFLAMFTVKGKMILQEIWRLKIGWDDPIEGIALQHWKTFLDELKTISTVRVSRCYSPNLPQATSVQLHIFGDASEHAYSSVAYLRIVSEINSEIEVSFVCARTKVSPLKSTSIPRLELQAAVMSSRMSAAIRATLDVKIDDVVLWSDSLTVLGWIRSDSRRFKQFVGHRISEIDELTEFRQWRWVPTKLNPADLATRMVKSDFSESSMWFCGPPFLRQLESGWPREKSETIENKTNDVEVFTVMTNVEVFRGDQLMPKIERFSQWNRLIRVTATAMICAKYWLDRWKVKKSGGCPPKRPTLTVKDLLAAEKQWFRKIQTEFWAEIETLKRGESVDKQSPLLTLSPTLDSDGILRIDSRLVNSDVREKYPVILAQKHPATKLLIKDAHERHHHQGREQVVNYLRERFHIPRVRVAVKRAWHECQQCKNQRARPVVPEMAALPRFRVTDSVYPFVRSGVDYFGPLMVKVGRRHEKRWGVLFTCLATRAVHLEIAHSLTTDSAIMAIRRFLGRRGPISDLVCDNGTNLRGADNEFRHLYQALETGRMTEALSERKIDFHFNPPAAPHMGGAWERLIRSVKNVLKDLLKNHVPTDEELLTLFTEVEFIVNGRPLTYVSVEPEDDTALTPNHFLIGRSAANRPIGNFDDGDLVLRKAWRKSQRIADMFWHRWVHEYLPELTRRTKWHQKIRPLKIGDIVVICDEQLPRNSWPLGRVTDVFTAPDGKIRSVMVKTAQGLYRRPVAKLALLDVAEDQQTGLGMGAGAPERGNVGNATTPTSGII